Proteins found in one Exiguobacterium sp. 9-2 genomic segment:
- the glyA gene encoding serine hydroxymethyltransferase: MEQTPLTYLKQQDEALFSAMRQELGRQRDNIELIASENFVSQAVMEAQGSVLTNKYAEGYPGRRYYGGCEYVDLAENLARDRAKEIFGAEHANVQPHSGAQANMAVYFTILEQGDTVLGMNLSHGGHLTHGSPVNFSGVQYNFVEYGVDQETEMIDYDVVAKLAEEHKPKLIVAGASAYPRVIDFKRFREIADSVGAYLMVDMAHIAGLVAAGQHPNPVEHAHFVTTTTHKTLRGPRGGMILCKEEHAKAIDKAIFPGIQGGPLMHVIAAKAVAFGEALAPEFKDYIGQVVTNAKVLGEELTNRGLRIVSGGTDNHLLLVDLQPLGITGKLAEHALDEAGITVNKNTIPFDPASPFVTSGIRIGTAAMTSRGFKEAEMKEIAELIELVLNHPEEADVLAQARERVVALTGRFPLYPERG, encoded by the coding sequence ATGGAACAAACACCGCTTACGTATCTGAAACAACAAGATGAGGCACTCTTTTCGGCAATGCGCCAGGAACTAGGTCGTCAACGGGATAACATCGAATTGATCGCATCCGAGAACTTCGTCTCGCAAGCTGTCATGGAAGCACAAGGCAGCGTCTTAACGAACAAGTACGCAGAAGGTTACCCAGGTCGTCGTTATTATGGTGGCTGTGAGTATGTCGATCTCGCTGAGAATCTCGCACGCGACCGCGCGAAGGAAATCTTCGGGGCAGAGCACGCGAACGTGCAGCCGCACTCCGGTGCACAAGCGAACATGGCGGTCTACTTCACGATTCTCGAACAGGGCGATACGGTCCTCGGGATGAACCTATCGCACGGTGGCCATCTGACGCACGGTAGTCCCGTCAATTTCTCCGGTGTCCAGTACAACTTCGTGGAATACGGTGTCGATCAAGAGACAGAAATGATTGACTACGACGTCGTCGCGAAATTAGCAGAAGAGCACAAACCAAAATTAATCGTAGCGGGCGCATCGGCGTATCCGCGCGTCATCGACTTCAAGCGGTTCCGTGAAATCGCAGACAGCGTCGGTGCTTACTTGATGGTCGACATGGCACACATCGCTGGACTCGTCGCAGCAGGTCAACATCCGAACCCAGTCGAGCATGCACACTTCGTCACGACGACGACGCATAAGACGTTGCGTGGTCCACGTGGTGGGATGATTCTCTGTAAAGAAGAGCATGCGAAAGCGATTGATAAAGCAATCTTCCCAGGGATCCAAGGTGGTCCACTCATGCATGTCATCGCCGCGAAAGCTGTTGCATTTGGTGAAGCCCTTGCACCAGAGTTCAAGGACTACATCGGTCAAGTCGTCACGAACGCCAAAGTACTCGGTGAGGAATTGACGAATCGTGGACTCCGGATCGTTTCAGGCGGAACAGACAATCACTTGCTCCTCGTTGACTTGCAACCACTCGGTATCACAGGTAAACTCGCCGAGCATGCGCTTGACGAAGCTGGCATTACGGTCAACAAGAACACAATTCCGTTCGACCCAGCGAGCCCGTTCGTCACGAGCGGTATCCGGATCGGAACGGCAGCGATGACATCTCGCGGATTCAAGGAAGCTGAGATGAAAGAAATCGCAGAGTTGATCGAACTCGTGTTGAACCACCCAGAAGAAGCAGACGTTCTCGCACAAGCACGTGAGCGTGTCGTTGCTTTGACAGGTCGTTTCCCACTCTACCCAGAGCGCGGATGA
- a CDS encoding TIGR01440 family protein gives MDVTRIQHDLEETLNALDERFSLKGKLLVIGCSTSEVIGKQIGKAGSPEVADALFDVFDAFRRSHQVDLAFQGCEHINRALTLERQTAERLGLDPVTVVPVPEAGGSMASAAYQRFSAPVVVEAIQADAGIDIGDTFIGMHLKAVAIPVRLPHKEIGEAHVTAAVTRPKLIGGARAKYE, from the coding sequence ATGGACGTGACACGCATCCAGCACGATTTAGAAGAAACACTGAACGCTCTGGATGAACGATTTTCCTTAAAAGGAAAATTGCTCGTGATCGGCTGTTCGACAAGTGAAGTGATTGGCAAACAAATCGGCAAGGCAGGTTCACCAGAAGTGGCGGACGCCTTGTTCGATGTCTTCGATGCCTTTCGTCGATCGCATCAAGTCGATCTCGCCTTCCAAGGCTGTGAGCATATCAACCGAGCGCTGACACTTGAGCGGCAAACGGCCGAACGTCTCGGGCTTGATCCGGTGACGGTCGTTCCCGTTCCAGAAGCAGGTGGATCGATGGCGAGTGCTGCGTACCAGCGCTTCTCGGCACCTGTCGTCGTCGAAGCGATTCAGGCTGATGCCGGAATCGATATCGGTGATACATTCATCGGGATGCACTTGAAAGCTGTTGCGATTCCAGTGCGCTTGCCGCATAAGGAAATCGGTGAGGCACACGTGACGGCAGCCGTGACACGACCAAAATTAATCGGTGGGGCACGTGCTAAATACGAATAA
- the rpiB gene encoding ribose 5-phosphate isomerase B, which yields MKVAIGADHGGFKLKAEINDLLQELGIDYTDFGTHSSDSIDYPDVALPVAEAVANGEFDRGILICGTGIGIGIAANKVKGIRAALVHDTFSAKATRQHNNSNILTMGERVIGPGLAREIAQLWLETEFEGGRHENRVCKISDYEVK from the coding sequence ATGAAAGTAGCAATCGGCGCGGATCATGGCGGTTTTAAGTTAAAGGCAGAAATCAACGATCTCCTACAAGAGCTCGGCATCGACTATACGGACTTCGGTACGCATTCGTCCGACTCGATCGATTATCCGGATGTCGCGCTTCCAGTCGCGGAGGCAGTCGCGAACGGAGAGTTTGACCGTGGCATCTTGATTTGTGGCACAGGCATTGGGATCGGTATCGCAGCGAACAAGGTCAAGGGCATCCGAGCAGCGCTCGTCCATGATACGTTCAGCGCGAAAGCGACGCGGCAGCACAACAACTCGAACATCTTGACGATGGGCGAACGCGTTATCGGTCCAGGACTAGCTCGTGAGATCGCACAGCTTTGGCTTGAGACGGAATTCGAAGGTGGACGTCATGAGAACCGCGTTTGCAAAATCTCGGATTATGAGGTGAAGTAA
- a CDS encoding low molecular weight protein arginine phosphatase, with amino-acid sequence MSTRRVLFICTGNTCRSPMAMALLRSKVADQEFDVRSAGLRSMQGFDASENALQVLRERGIELEHYTQVFDDVLGRWSDIILTMTRQHKQEVGERYPELKERTFTLYEYVTGLERDINDPYGGSMNVYRQVRNELEPLVNRLVLKLTQNGNGRKTPDTRKLPKKQPKQTGE; translated from the coding sequence ATGAGCACACGTCGCGTTTTATTCATCTGTACAGGAAATACATGCCGTAGCCCGATGGCGATGGCGTTACTACGCTCGAAAGTCGCTGATCAGGAATTCGATGTCCGTTCAGCAGGACTACGTTCGATGCAAGGATTCGATGCGTCCGAGAACGCACTACAAGTGTTACGCGAACGCGGCATCGAACTCGAGCACTATACGCAAGTCTTTGATGATGTACTCGGACGCTGGTCTGACATCATCTTGACGATGACGCGTCAGCACAAGCAGGAAGTCGGTGAACGCTATCCGGAACTGAAGGAACGGACGTTCACCTTGTACGAATATGTGACTGGGCTTGAACGGGATATCAACGATCCGTACGGCGGATCGATGAACGTCTATCGCCAAGTACGTAATGAACTCGAACCCCTCGTCAATCGTCTTGTGTTAAAATTAACGCAGAACGGAAACGGAAGAAAAACTCCGGACACACGGAAGCTTCCGAAAAAACAACCTAAACAAACGGGGGAATAG
- a CDS encoding L-threonylcarbamoyladenylate synthase: protein MKTEMIDLQTMDEAVRLLQEGEVVAMPTETVYGLAGDATNEAAVRRIFAAKGRPSDNPLIVHVASVEQAHQFVTHIPDVATRLMEAFWPGALTIILESNGTASTLVTAGLDTIGLRMPDHPLALQLIEATGLGLAAPSANRSGKPSPTSSAHVAHDLSGRIAAIVDGGETGIGVESTVIDCTMTPPAILRPGGVTREQVEAIIGPVTLDPALSMKDVTPKAPGMKYTHYAPEATLSVVEGDLSFLQQLIDDARQTGHKTGVLLFDGEDVDADVRCSLGNSMETAAQRLYDCLRRFDQTTVDQIFVRDLSEEGVGLAVRNRLHKAAGGRVIRP from the coding sequence GTGAAGACGGAAATGATTGATTTACAGACAATGGATGAAGCAGTTCGGTTATTGCAGGAAGGAGAGGTCGTGGCGATGCCGACCGAGACCGTCTATGGTCTCGCAGGGGACGCAACGAACGAAGCGGCTGTTCGGCGAATCTTCGCCGCGAAGGGTCGACCTTCCGACAATCCACTGATTGTCCATGTCGCATCCGTAGAACAGGCACATCAGTTCGTCACGCACATTCCCGATGTTGCAACACGTTTGATGGAGGCGTTTTGGCCAGGAGCCTTGACGATCATCCTCGAATCGAACGGCACCGCATCCACACTCGTCACAGCAGGACTAGATACGATTGGATTACGGATGCCAGATCATCCGCTCGCGCTTCAATTGATTGAAGCGACAGGGCTGGGTCTCGCAGCACCGAGTGCCAACCGTTCTGGAAAACCTTCACCGACGTCATCTGCGCATGTCGCACATGACCTCTCGGGACGCATCGCTGCGATCGTCGATGGAGGGGAGACGGGCATCGGGGTCGAATCGACTGTCATCGATTGTACGATGACGCCACCGGCGATTTTACGACCGGGTGGCGTGACACGCGAACAAGTCGAGGCAATCATCGGTCCTGTCACACTCGATCCTGCCTTATCGATGAAAGATGTTACACCGAAGGCACCCGGGATGAAATATACCCATTATGCGCCGGAAGCGACACTGTCCGTCGTCGAAGGGGATCTTTCATTCTTACAGCAACTCATCGATGATGCACGACAAACCGGACACAAGACGGGCGTTCTCCTGTTCGATGGAGAGGACGTCGACGCAGATGTTCGCTGCTCCCTTGGTAATTCGATGGAGACGGCGGCACAACGTCTTTACGATTGTTTACGGCGATTTGATCAGACGACGGTGGATCAGATTTTTGTACGAGACCTATCAGAAGAAGGGGTGGGGCTTGCGGTCCGCAACCGCCTCCATAAAGCAGCAGGTGGTCGGGTCATTCGCCCTTGA
- the prmC gene encoding peptide chain release factor N(5)-glutamine methyltransferase, protein MRIAKRLNEAKTMMEQAGREGSSAEWLLMHVLEVDRTGLLVRLSDELTPEQDLRFSEYLLAHVHGVPVQHLIGYQPFYGRNFSVTPDVLIPRPETEELIVFVTERLKRESFTAGQIVDIGTGSGAIGITLALELEQPVTTVDISPAAIAVAKQNQATLGGDVTFLEGDLLAPLADDSVRVLVSNPPYIEEEELLSEVVFDHEPHLALFGGKDGLVFYRRLVEESGRVLRDDFRLIAFEIGHNQGPEVQMMLKERYPSAETGILKDINGKDRIVYAERKDCTA, encoded by the coding sequence ATGCGGATCGCAAAACGTCTAAATGAAGCAAAAACGATGATGGAACAAGCAGGACGCGAGGGTTCGAGTGCCGAATGGTTACTCATGCACGTCTTAGAAGTCGACCGGACGGGACTCCTCGTCCGTCTGTCAGATGAATTGACGCCGGAGCAGGATTTACGATTCAGTGAATACTTGCTCGCCCATGTTCACGGTGTGCCCGTGCAACATTTAATCGGCTATCAGCCGTTTTATGGACGGAACTTCAGCGTCACACCAGATGTCTTGATTCCGCGACCAGAAACGGAAGAGTTGATCGTCTTCGTGACGGAGCGCCTCAAACGTGAGTCGTTCACCGCGGGACAGATCGTCGACATCGGAACTGGTAGTGGGGCGATCGGAATCACACTCGCGCTCGAACTCGAGCAACCGGTCACGACCGTCGATATTTCACCAGCCGCGATTGCGGTCGCGAAGCAGAATCAAGCGACGCTTGGTGGGGACGTGACGTTTCTCGAAGGGGATCTACTGGCACCACTTGCGGACGATTCCGTGCGGGTGCTCGTCTCGAACCCTCCTTATATTGAGGAAGAAGAATTGCTCAGTGAGGTCGTATTCGACCATGAACCGCATCTCGCTCTGTTTGGTGGAAAAGACGGTCTCGTCTTTTACCGACGTCTCGTCGAGGAGAGCGGACGGGTTCTACGCGACGATTTCCGACTGATTGCGTTTGAAATTGGACACAATCAAGGACCAGAAGTGCAAATGATGTTAAAAGAACGTTATCCAAGTGCGGAAACGGGTATTTTAAAAGATATAAACGGTAAAGACCGTATCGTGTATGCGGAACGAAAGGATTGTACAGCGTGA
- the prfA gene encoding peptide chain release factor 1 → MLDRLSALEDRYEKLNDMLADPAIINDTNQLREVSKEQSQLAPTVETYRVYREKMEAYQEARQMLTDPEMRDLAKEEVAMLEPEIKELEAKLKALLLPKDPNDDKNVIVEIRGAAGGDEAALFAGDLFKMYSKFAEKQNWKIEIIDASYTELGGYKEIIFIVKGTGAYSKLKYENGAHRVQRVPSTESGGRIHTSTATVAVLPEAEDVEVEIHDKDVRVDTFTSSGPGGQSVNTTQSAVRVTHVPTGIVASCQDEKSQIKNKEKAMKVLRARVYDKIQREQQAEYDEKRKSAVGTGDRSERIRTYNFAQNRVTDHRIGLTIQKLDRILQGEMDEVIDTLVMEYQARASEAAN, encoded by the coding sequence ATGTTGGATCGATTGAGTGCCTTAGAGGACCGTTATGAAAAACTGAATGATATGTTGGCTGATCCAGCCATCATTAATGATACGAATCAATTGCGCGAGGTCTCAAAAGAGCAGTCGCAACTTGCACCGACCGTCGAGACCTATCGCGTCTATCGCGAGAAGATGGAAGCCTATCAAGAGGCACGCCAAATGTTGACGGATCCGGAGATGCGCGACCTTGCGAAGGAAGAAGTCGCGATGCTTGAGCCGGAGATCAAAGAGCTCGAAGCGAAACTGAAAGCCTTACTGCTACCGAAGGACCCGAATGACGACAAGAACGTCATCGTCGAAATCCGCGGCGCAGCGGGAGGAGACGAGGCAGCCTTATTTGCTGGTGATCTCTTTAAGATGTACTCGAAGTTCGCTGAGAAACAGAACTGGAAGATCGAAATCATCGACGCGAGCTATACGGAGCTTGGCGGTTATAAGGAAATTATCTTTATAGTTAAAGGAACGGGTGCCTACTCGAAGTTAAAATACGAGAACGGAGCACATCGTGTCCAACGTGTTCCGTCCACAGAATCCGGCGGACGGATCCATACATCGACCGCAACGGTCGCCGTGTTACCGGAAGCAGAAGACGTTGAAGTCGAAATCCACGATAAGGATGTCCGGGTTGATACATTCACATCGAGTGGACCGGGCGGACAGTCCGTCAATACGACACAGTCCGCTGTCCGTGTCACACACGTGCCGACGGGAATCGTCGCCAGTTGTCAGGACGAGAAGTCGCAGATCAAGAACAAGGAAAAAGCGATGAAGGTCTTGCGCGCACGTGTCTACGATAAGATTCAACGCGAGCAGCAGGCGGAGTATGATGAAAAACGGAAGTCGGCTGTCGGTACAGGTGACCGTTCAGAACGGATCCGGACGTATAATTTCGCACAAAACCGAGTGACGGACCACCGAATCGGTTTGACGATCCAGAAGCTCGACCGGATCCTCCAAGGAGAGATGGATGAGGTCATTGATACGCTCGTCATGGAGTATCAAGCACGGGCATCGGAGGCGGCAAACTGA
- a CDS encoding GntR family transcriptional regulator, producing MFTVDPKSPLPIYEQLVAQIIRSIARGLLRSGEQMPSVRELAGTLLVNPNTVSRAYQELESRNFIVTMRGKGSFISDIPLHEVKKAAIQDPLIRLCSVADELSISNEELYQLILHIREDSSC from the coding sequence ATGTTCACCGTCGATCCAAAAAGTCCGTTACCGATCTATGAGCAACTGGTCGCTCAAATCATCCGCTCGATTGCCCGTGGTCTACTCCGCTCTGGCGAACAGATGCCATCCGTCCGTGAACTTGCTGGTACACTCCTTGTCAATCCGAACACTGTCTCCCGCGCCTATCAGGAACTCGAGAGCCGCAACTTCATCGTCACGATGCGCGGCAAAGGCTCCTTCATCTCAGATATTCCACTTCATGAAGTCAAGAAAGCCGCCATTCAAGATCCACTCATTCGTCTTTGTTCCGTCGCCGACGAACTCTCCATTTCAAACGAAGAACTCTATCAACTCATCTTACACATTAGGGAGGATTCCTCATGTTGA
- a CDS encoding ABC transporter ATP-binding protein: protein MLTVSHLTKQIDRTMIYENASFTLPAGTITALIGRNGAGKTTLLKTLVGALEPTRGKVEWNGESIHHVPKTREHLFLVPDSVSVYRQMTLAELINFYNAFYPNFEKTYIENYCRSSNLDRGRRVTSLSKGQAQLFLLQLAFATNAPVLLLDEPTDGLDRINKRDYLKQLVSLLAERQTAVLIASHQLEELDSLADRVMTIEKHLVREPKALDDAKASMQKWQVVYEDVPELSHADLHVLSQTGRVVTLLVLSDAGAQYLETTNPLLKDALPVQMEDYFLGTFGGKRHG, encoded by the coding sequence ATGTTGACCGTTTCTCATCTAACGAAACAAATTGACCGTACCATGATTTATGAAAATGCATCCTTTACTCTACCAGCAGGAACGATTACTGCGTTGATCGGGCGTAATGGTGCCGGAAAAACGACATTACTGAAAACACTTGTCGGTGCTCTTGAGCCAACGCGCGGAAAAGTTGAATGGAATGGCGAGTCGATCCACCACGTCCCGAAGACACGCGAGCACCTTTTCCTCGTTCCGGATTCTGTTTCCGTCTATCGCCAGATGACACTCGCCGAACTGATCAACTTCTACAATGCGTTCTATCCGAACTTCGAGAAAACGTACATCGAAAACTATTGTCGTTCGTCAAACCTCGATCGCGGACGTCGCGTGACGTCATTATCCAAAGGACAAGCTCAGTTGTTCCTTCTTCAACTTGCGTTCGCGACGAATGCTCCGGTCCTCTTACTGGATGAACCAACAGACGGACTCGATCGAATCAACAAACGAGATTATCTGAAACAGCTCGTATCATTGCTTGCGGAGCGCCAAACTGCCGTCTTGATTGCCTCACACCAACTCGAAGAGCTTGATTCACTCGCTGACCGTGTCATGACGATCGAAAAGCATCTCGTCCGTGAACCAAAGGCACTCGACGACGCCAAAGCCAGCATGCAGAAATGGCAAGTCGTCTATGAGGACGTTCCGGAATTGTCACATGCTGATCTTCACGTCTTATCCCAAACAGGTCGGGTCGTGACATTGCTCGTCTTATCCGATGCAGGCGCGCAGTATCTTGAAACGACGAACCCCTTGTTAAAAGATGCTTTGCCAGTGCAGATGGAAGATTACTTCTTAGGGACATTCGGAGGGAAACGACATGGTTAA
- a CDS encoding alkaline phosphatase produces MKLKRLIPIFALSTLSLSTMISMPEAEAKAKHTHSPEIRNVIFLIGDGMGVSYTSAHRYLKNDPSTTTAEKTAFDPYLVGQQMTYPEDAKENITDSASAATAMSSGVKTYNAAIAVDNDKSEVKTVLEAAKERGKSTGLVATSEITHATPASFGAHDESRKNMNAIADDYFKERVNGKHKIDVMLGGGKSNFVRPDVDLTKAFKKDGYSYVTDLNQLQADKNKQVLGLFADGGLPKRIDRENSVPSLAQMTNAAIKRLDSNKKGFFLMVEGSQIDWAGHDNDIVGAMSEMEDFERAFKAAIAFAKKDKHTLVVATADHSTGGYSIGADGIYNWFAEPIKAAKKTPDFMAQQIVEGADVRKTLMKYIDQDKLALTDQEIDSVSRAAESKTLLDIDNAIEEIFNERSHTGWTTGGHTGEDVPVYAFGPAKDRFAGQVDNTDHAKIIFDLLKAKK; encoded by the coding sequence ATGAAACTAAAACGTCTGATCCCGATTTTTGCCTTATCGACCCTTTCCCTGAGTACGATGATTTCGATGCCGGAAGCCGAAGCGAAAGCCAAACATACTCACTCACCCGAAATCCGGAACGTCATCTTCCTGATTGGTGACGGCATGGGTGTCTCATACACGTCTGCACACCGTTACTTAAAGAACGATCCTTCGACGACGACGGCTGAAAAAACAGCCTTTGATCCCTATCTCGTCGGTCAACAGATGACATATCCGGAAGATGCGAAGGAGAATATCACCGATTCCGCCTCTGCCGCGACAGCGATGTCCTCTGGTGTGAAGACGTACAATGCAGCGATTGCGGTCGATAATGATAAATCGGAAGTCAAGACCGTCCTTGAAGCAGCCAAAGAACGTGGCAAGTCAACGGGACTCGTCGCGACATCGGAAATCACGCATGCAACACCTGCCTCATTCGGTGCGCATGACGAAAGTCGTAAAAACATGAATGCGATTGCAGATGACTATTTCAAAGAACGTGTGAACGGCAAACATAAGATTGATGTCATGCTCGGGGGTGGGAAATCGAACTTCGTCCGTCCAGACGTCGATTTGACGAAAGCGTTCAAGAAAGATGGCTATAGCTATGTCACTGACCTCAATCAGCTGCAAGCAGATAAAAATAAACAAGTGCTCGGATTGTTCGCAGACGGTGGATTACCTAAACGAATCGATCGCGAAAACTCAGTCCCGTCACTTGCTCAAATGACGAACGCCGCAATCAAGCGACTTGATTCGAATAAAAAAGGATTCTTCCTGATGGTCGAAGGCAGTCAAATTGACTGGGCAGGACACGACAATGATATCGTCGGTGCGATGAGTGAGATGGAAGATTTCGAACGTGCTTTTAAAGCCGCGATCGCTTTCGCGAAGAAAGATAAGCATACACTCGTCGTCGCAACAGCCGACCACTCGACTGGCGGTTACTCGATTGGTGCAGATGGCATTTACAACTGGTTCGCTGAGCCAATCAAAGCAGCGAAGAAGACACCTGACTTCATGGCGCAGCAAATCGTCGAAGGCGCGGACGTACGGAAAACGTTAATGAAGTACATCGACCAAGACAAACTCGCCTTGACGGATCAAGAAATCGACAGCGTCTCTCGCGCTGCTGAATCGAAAACATTACTCGACATCGATAATGCCATCGAAGAGATCTTCAACGAACGCTCGCATACGGGCTGGACGACAGGTGGTCATACGGGTGAAGACGTACCCGTCTATGCGTTCGGTCCTGCGAAAGACCGATTCGCTGGTCAAGTCGATAACACGGATCACGCCAAAATCATCTTCGATCTGTTGAAGGCGAAGAAATAA
- a CDS encoding DUF4352 domain-containing protein — protein sequence MKQILATLMLGTVLAGCSTSASQDTPKEPSSAKQEQPVLLEKTSAYVPNPQLPDDRQLTKIDQTVTDDKGDLTLKQFKPVNETRKIGPIKMTIEEIKVFHARPSYGMIDFFHGYTHDESFDLIKIRVTITNTSDAPVTFNPVAHFKLDDEAEKTLEDDVYLESLAKTYAPSETHSGNFGFILERPVTSIELLTSDVLDEKQAVLQKGTTYSTSLR from the coding sequence ATGAAACAGATCCTTGCTACTTTGATGCTTGGGACAGTGCTCGCTGGTTGTAGCACTTCCGCATCACAAGACACACCGAAAGAACCATCGTCTGCGAAACAAGAGCAGCCGGTACTGCTTGAAAAAACAAGCGCCTATGTCCCGAACCCACAACTTCCAGATGATCGTCAGCTGACGAAAATCGATCAAACCGTGACGGACGACAAAGGCGACCTGACGTTAAAACAGTTCAAACCAGTGAATGAAACGCGGAAGATTGGTCCAATCAAGATGACGATCGAAGAAATCAAAGTCTTTCACGCCCGTCCAAGCTACGGCATGATCGATTTCTTCCATGGTTATACGCACGATGAGTCCTTTGATCTGATTAAGATACGTGTCACGATCACAAACACGAGTGACGCACCCGTCACCTTTAATCCCGTTGCTCATTTCAAACTGGATGACGAAGCGGAAAAGACACTTGAAGACGATGTCTATCTCGAATCCCTGGCGAAGACATATGCTCCGTCTGAAACTCATAGTGGTAACTTTGGATTCATCTTGGAACGCCCGGTCACATCAATCGAACTCTTGACAAGTGACGTACTCGATGAAAAACAAGCGGTCCTCCAAAAGGGTACGACGTATTCGACATCCCTTCGTTAA
- the treR gene encoding trehalose operon repressor, whose translation MPKYLTIYHQLAQRIQEGTLPADMKLPSETELMHEFEASRGTVRKAIDALQEKGFVRKHQGKGVFVLSQEAIEFQFNGIVSFSEAHRRMGRHAVETDVLSCEVLSASPELASLLHVAQGTDVTRIERIRQIDGERVIRDINHFVTALVPDLTADIAKGSIYHYIEETLGRQISYAKRKIEARPATREDQERLDLHDMTHVIVVTNDTYFYEGQHFERTESRHRLDKFQFTDIARR comes from the coding sequence ATGCCGAAATACTTAACCATTTATCATCAACTCGCACAACGGATTCAAGAAGGAACGCTTCCAGCTGACATGAAATTACCTTCTGAGACAGAATTGATGCATGAATTCGAGGCGAGTCGTGGAACGGTCCGAAAAGCGATCGATGCGCTGCAAGAGAAAGGCTTCGTCCGCAAACACCAAGGAAAGGGTGTCTTCGTTCTGTCGCAAGAAGCGATCGAGTTTCAGTTCAACGGAATCGTCAGCTTTTCGGAGGCGCATCGCCGGATGGGTCGACATGCTGTCGAGACGGATGTGCTATCATGCGAAGTGCTCTCCGCCTCTCCTGAGCTCGCTTCGTTATTGCATGTGGCACAAGGAACAGACGTAACCCGTATTGAGCGGATTCGTCAGATTGATGGCGAACGCGTCATCCGTGACATTAATCATTTCGTAACCGCACTTGTGCCCGACCTAACCGCTGACATTGCTAAAGGGTCCATCTATCATTACATCGAAGAGACACTCGGACGGCAGATCAGCTATGCGAAACGAAAGATTGAAGCGCGCCCTGCGACACGGGAAGACCAAGAACGACTTGATCTTCACGACATGACACACGTCATCGTCGTCACGAACGATACGTACTTCTATGAAGGACAACATTTCGAGCGAACGGAATCACGTCACCGCCTCGATAAATTTCAATTCACCGATATCGCACGGCGTTGA